A window of candidate division KSB1 bacterium contains these coding sequences:
- the rpsP gene encoding 30S ribosomal protein S16, translating into MTTSPYGSKKVPFFRIVAVDSRTRRDGKFIEKLGTYNPRTEPAQIELDKDAAMKWLMQGAEPSDTVRSILSRHGVMLEFDLRKRGLSDEDIAKELESYQSRLQQENKKREAELAQKQREEEKRKRDQETKAKKEQEKAEAEAGRSAKTG; encoded by the coding sequence ATTACGACTTCTCCGTATGGGTCGAAAAAAGTACCGTTTTTCAGAATTGTAGCGGTTGACTCTCGTACCCGTCGAGATGGAAAATTTATCGAAAAACTGGGAACCTATAATCCGCGTACAGAGCCAGCGCAGATTGAGCTGGACAAAGATGCTGCAATGAAATGGCTGATGCAGGGCGCTGAACCTTCAGATACGGTTCGCTCTATTTTGAGCAGACATGGTGTCATGCTTGAGTTTGATCTGCGCAAACGTGGGTTGAGTGACGAGGATATCGCAAAAGAACTTGAAAGCTACCAGTCGCGTCTGCAGCAGGAAAACAAAAAGCGCGAAGCCGAGCTGGCTCAGAAGCAGCGCGAAGAAGAAAAGCGCAAACGCGATCAGGAAACCAAGGCCAAAAAAGAACAGGAAAAAGCAGAGGCAGAGGCTGGTAGAAGCGCAAAAACAGGCTGA
- the trmD gene encoding tRNA (guanosine(37)-N1)-methyltransferase TrmD, which translates to MNIHLITAFPKTFDGFLNSSIPSRALKQDCVRVYRHDIREYAVGRHKQIDDYPYGGGAGMILKPEPVYDCVKHIHNKFALNDTKLTFLTPAGKRYTQSKAVELSLRQNLVLLCGHYKGIDQRVLDEVVDEELSIGDFVLTGGETAAMCVLDSVIRLIPGVLGDIDSAFNDSFQTGLLDHPHYTRPVEFKQKKVPSVLLSGHHAEIEKWRQKEALRITKEKRYDLYKSEQNKNSSD; encoded by the coding sequence GTGAATATTCATCTGATCACAGCGTTTCCGAAAACTTTTGACGGTTTTCTCAACAGCAGTATTCCAAGTCGTGCTTTGAAACAAGACTGCGTCAGAGTATATCGTCATGATATCCGGGAATATGCCGTCGGCAGACACAAACAGATTGATGATTATCCGTATGGCGGTGGAGCGGGAATGATCCTAAAGCCCGAACCTGTTTATGACTGTGTGAAACATATTCACAATAAATTTGCCTTGAACGACACAAAGCTGACGTTTCTAACTCCCGCCGGCAAAAGATATACCCAGAGCAAAGCGGTTGAATTGTCGTTGCGTCAAAATCTGGTTCTTTTGTGCGGACATTATAAGGGAATAGATCAACGTGTTCTTGACGAGGTTGTAGATGAAGAGTTGTCGATCGGAGATTTTGTGCTGACCGGCGGAGAAACCGCTGCCATGTGCGTGTTGGATTCCGTTATCCGACTGATACCCGGTGTGCTGGGTGATATAGATTCAGCGTTTAACGACTCGTTTCAAACCGGATTGCTTGACCATCCGCATTATACGCGTCCTGTTGAATTTAAACAAAAAAAAGTGCCGTCCGTCCTTTTATCCGGTCATCATGCTGAAATAGAGAAATGGCGGCAAAAAGAAGCATTGCGGATTACCAAAGAAAAACGTTACGATCTTTATAAATCAGAACAAAATAAAAACTCTTCAGATTGA
- the rimM gene encoding ribosome maturation factor RimM (Essential for efficient processing of 16S rRNA), producing the protein MSEEPENKSKFLIVGKIVKPHGIRGGLKVFPITEDRDRFKQLESIYLGDENLPETSYTVEQVSYTPKHLVVYLKGINNRNDAEALKDAYLYVSEEQALELPEGSFYYYELVGMSVQDQDGKILGLVNDVVDYPAHRMFVVDIDGRDVLIPDVQDIVKKIDAQKRMISIHVIEGLLE; encoded by the coding sequence ATGTCGGAAGAACCGGAAAATAAATCCAAGTTTCTTATCGTCGGGAAAATCGTTAAACCGCACGGTATACGCGGCGGGCTCAAAGTTTTTCCCATAACAGAAGATCGGGATCGGTTCAAACAATTGGAATCGATATATCTCGGTGATGAGAACCTGCCGGAAACAAGCTATACAGTTGAGCAGGTGAGTTATACACCCAAACATCTGGTTGTCTATTTAAAAGGCATCAACAATCGAAATGATGCAGAGGCATTGAAAGATGCCTATCTTTATGTGAGTGAAGAACAAGCACTTGAGTTGCCGGAAGGATCATTTTATTATTATGAACTTGTCGGGATGAGTGTTCAGGACCAGGATGGAAAGATATTAGGTCTTGTCAATGATGTTGTCGATTATCCGGCACATCGAATGTTTGTTGTGGATATAGATGGCCGTGATGTACTGATTCCGGATGTACAGGATATTGTAAAAAAAATAGATGCTCAAAAAAGAATGATTAGCATTCATGTTATTGAGGGTCTGTTGGAATAA
- the ffh gene encoding signal recognition particle protein, with product MMFQELGDKLDNVFRKLKGHGKLTEKNISDTMREVRRVLLEADVNFKVAKQFINNVRERALGQDVLKSITPAQMVIKIINDELTALMGEKSEPLQLGSRIPACIMLCGLQGSGKTTLAGKLANHLRKKNRNPLLVAADIYRPAAVDQLKIIGEQLNIPVYSEDIKDAVKISTHAAGYARKNMLDTLILDTAGRLHIDDNMMQELEALKKAVKPEEILFVADAMTGQDAVNTANQFLERLDFTGVVLTKLDGDARGGAALSIRAVTEIPIKFVSVGEKLNQLEPFYPERMASRILGMGDVVSLVEKAQDTIDTQEAEKLEKKLRKQQFTLEDFYDQLQQIKKMGPLQDILAMMPGANNKAMKNLNVDDKALVHIEAIINSMTPKERHSPNILNGSRRKRIAVGSGTSVQQVNRLLNQFDMMKKMMKQMNKSGGKMRMPLGF from the coding sequence ATTATGTTTCAGGAACTTGGCGACAAACTTGACAATGTATTCCGCAAGCTAAAGGGTCACGGCAAGCTTACGGAAAAGAATATATCCGACACCATGCGCGAGGTGCGTCGTGTGTTGCTTGAAGCTGATGTGAATTTCAAAGTCGCCAAACAGTTTATCAATAACGTGCGTGAGCGTGCCCTGGGTCAGGATGTTCTGAAAAGCATAACGCCTGCTCAGATGGTGATCAAGATTATAAATGATGAACTCACTGCGTTAATGGGTGAGAAATCAGAACCGTTGCAACTGGGCAGTCGTATTCCGGCATGTATTATGTTATGTGGGCTGCAGGGATCGGGAAAAACAACCCTTGCTGGTAAATTGGCAAATCACTTGCGAAAAAAGAATCGGAATCCGCTTTTGGTCGCGGCTGATATTTACCGTCCTGCGGCAGTGGATCAATTAAAGATTATCGGCGAGCAGCTGAATATACCTGTTTACTCTGAGGATATCAAAGATGCTGTTAAAATCAGCACTCATGCTGCCGGTTATGCGCGCAAAAACATGCTGGATACCTTGATACTGGATACTGCCGGCCGGCTGCATATTGATGACAATATGATGCAGGAACTGGAAGCTTTAAAAAAGGCCGTCAAACCGGAAGAGATTTTGTTTGTGGCCGATGCCATGACCGGTCAGGATGCCGTAAACACCGCCAATCAGTTTTTGGAGCGTCTTGATTTTACCGGTGTTGTGTTGACAAAACTGGACGGTGATGCACGCGGTGGCGCTGCCTTGTCTATTCGAGCCGTGACTGAAATACCCATCAAGTTTGTCAGTGTCGGCGAAAAACTGAATCAATTGGAACCCTTTTATCCGGAACGTATGGCGTCACGAATTCTGGGTATGGGCGATGTGGTCAGTCTGGTTGAAAAGGCTCAGGACACCATCGATACACAGGAAGCCGAAAAATTGGAAAAGAAACTGCGCAAACAGCAGTTTACTTTGGAAGATTTTTATGATCAGCTTCAACAGATCAAAAAGATGGGTCCGCTGCAGGATATTCTGGCTATGATGCCGGGAGCCAATAACAAGGCCATGAAAAATTTGAATGTAGATGATAAAGCGCTGGTGCATATCGAGGCCATTATTAATTCGATGACACCGAAAGAAAGGCACTCTCCGAATATATTAAATGGAAGCCGCAGAAAACGTATTGCTGTGGGAAGCGGGACTTCCGTTCAGCAGGTGAATCGTCTGCTGAATCAGTTTGACATGATGAAAAAAATGATGAAGCAAATGAATAAAAGTGGCGGCAAAATGAGAATGCCGCTCGGTTTTTAA
- a CDS encoding AMP-binding protein — protein sequence MSLPKLTLKHVLENSVETYPNHPALSFVDGDPITYKELGKQVTTLSEILRNQGVFAQDRIAILSENMPNWGVAYFAVTTMGAVAVPILPDFHANEVHHILRHSEAKVIFISEKQLLKLEDAKIESLKTVFIIDDFSIIHPESRSDKLRKFIQDGRREYNKLRESALKRIQKGQTIVEEDQTASIIYTSGTTGHSKGVVLTHKNIVFDAISTLKFQPVTENDRLLSILPLSHSYENTIGFIIPMVGGAHIYYLDKPPVPRVLIPAMQKVKPTMMLTVPLIMEKIYKARVHPQLTKNALMRKMYNNPVLRKKLHKLAAKKIMKTFGGELKFYGIGGALLSSDVELFLREGGFPYAIGYGLTETSPLIAGTSVAETKFRSTGPAIPGVKIKIHEPDPKTGEGEIWVQGDNVMQGYFRDPERTKEVFVNSWFRTGDLGILDKDGYLYIKGRLKNVIVGSNGENIYPEEIETILNKADYVMESLVYEKEGNLCARVHLDYEELDKELAVNKQSDTRLSEQIQEKLTELKKKVNANVSPFSRISKIIEQQEPFEKTPTKKIKRYLYVE from the coding sequence ATGTCCCTACCCAAATTAACCCTAAAGCATGTTCTTGAAAACAGCGTAGAAACGTATCCAAACCATCCCGCCCTGTCCTTCGTAGATGGTGACCCCATAACCTACAAGGAACTCGGAAAACAAGTCACAACCTTGTCAGAAATTCTCCGCAATCAGGGAGTTTTTGCCCAGGATCGAATCGCTATCCTGTCCGAGAATATGCCCAACTGGGGCGTGGCTTACTTTGCAGTCACTACAATGGGAGCAGTCGCGGTACCAATTTTGCCCGACTTTCACGCCAATGAAGTTCATCACATTCTGAGACACTCGGAAGCCAAAGTTATATTTATATCCGAAAAACAATTACTCAAACTGGAAGATGCCAAAATTGAAAGCTTGAAAACAGTTTTTATTATTGATGATTTCAGCATCATTCATCCGGAAAGCCGGTCCGACAAACTGCGTAAATTTATTCAGGACGGACGGCGGGAATACAATAAACTTCGAGAATCCGCTCTCAAACGGATACAAAAAGGCCAAACGATTGTAGAAGAAGACCAGACCGCTTCAATTATCTACACATCGGGAACGACCGGTCATTCCAAGGGCGTTGTACTGACGCATAAAAACATTGTTTTTGATGCAATCTCAACTCTAAAATTTCAACCTGTCACAGAAAACGACAGATTACTCTCGATCCTGCCGCTTTCCCATTCATACGAGAACACAATCGGCTTTATCATTCCCATGGTAGGCGGCGCGCATATTTACTATCTTGACAAACCTCCGGTGCCGCGTGTGTTGATACCGGCCATGCAAAAAGTAAAACCGACCATGATGCTGACCGTCCCTTTAATTATGGAAAAAATTTACAAAGCACGCGTGCACCCGCAGTTGACAAAAAATGCTCTTATGCGCAAAATGTATAACAATCCGGTCTTGCGTAAAAAATTGCACAAACTGGCGGCAAAAAAAATAATGAAAACATTCGGAGGAGAGTTAAAGTTCTATGGTATTGGCGGGGCTTTATTATCCTCAGATGTTGAATTATTCCTGCGTGAGGGCGGATTCCCTTATGCCATCGGATATGGATTGACGGAAACTTCACCGCTCATTGCCGGCACAAGCGTGGCCGAGACAAAATTCAGATCCACCGGTCCGGCGATACCCGGTGTGAAAATTAAAATCCATGAACCCGACCCCAAAACCGGAGAGGGTGAAATCTGGGTTCAGGGTGATAATGTCATGCAGGGGTATTTCCGCGATCCGGAACGCACCAAAGAGGTGTTTGTCAATAGCTGGTTCAGAACCGGTGATCTGGGTATACTGGACAAAGACGGCTATTTGTATATCAAAGGCCGCCTGAAAAACGTGATTGTGGGATCGAACGGTGAGAATATTTATCCGGAAGAAATAGAAACCATTTTGAACAAAGCCGATTATGTCATGGAATCTCTGGTCTATGAAAAAGAAGGAAATCTTTGCGCCCGGGTGCACCTTGATTATGAGGAACTGGACAAAGAACTTGCTGTGAACAAACAGAGCGATACTCGGTTATCTGAACAAATCCAGGAAAAACTGACTGAATTAAAAAAGAAAGTTAATGCGAATGTGTCTCCATTTTCACGAATCAGCAAAATCATTGAGCAGCAGGAACCCTTTGAAAAGACACCGACCAAAAAGATCAAGCGATATCTATACGTAGAGTAA